A single Apodemus sylvaticus chromosome 20, mApoSyl1.1, whole genome shotgun sequence DNA region contains:
- the LOC127670382 gene encoding putative sperm motility kinase W produces the protein MADDAKSKNLASQYKVLFHLGEGAFGSVRLALHLTTKVMVAVKSIEITKKSERIILAERAALETLNHPNIIRLFQVLITPSHVNFILEYAPGGNLSDLTEENGPLQEAEAKKIFGQVVSAVKYCHNNDFIHRDIKPQNVLRDAEGNVKLTDFGLATKIRPGSFLKRRCGTKVFFAPELVLGEAYDGRKTDVWSLGVLLYFISTSYYPFTGKTMKEIEENIATGTYHIPPYFSGHLENLIHQILTVAPEMRPSVEDIEEHPWILKAEVNIPTDSYPDCDIVDRLRGMGFNANEILESLHKRKFDEKMGTYLLLQEQVRLGIETIPTGSAKPVNPCPTPPPSPAHASSPGLPLKRRASEPNSGLLHIRPSGQLRPDALALSGHIVARSVSLPPMALHFPKKKSPASASAPALHSGAVAAACLFDTITAEDKTHLPPEQSWSVEPLPPPVKSGRFKRFRKRIRDCLWRLCCIPRAPKTQCTSS, from the coding sequence ATGGCCGACGATGCCAAAAGCAAGAATTTGGCAAGTCAATACAAAGTACTTTTCCATCTCGGTGAGGGTGCCTTTGGTAGTGTCAGATTGGCCTTGCACCTGACAACCAAGGTGATGGTCGCCGTCAAATCGATAGAAATCACCAAGAAGTCCGAGAGAATCATCCTGGCAGAACGCGCAGCGTTGGAGACCTTAAACCATCCGAACATCATCCGCCTCTTCCAGGTCCTGATAACACCAAGCCACGTTAATTTTATACTCGAATACGCTCCGGGAGGGAACTTATCTGATTTAACAGAGGAGAATGGCCcactgcaggaggcagaggccaagaaAATATTTGGTCAAGTAGTGTCTGCAGTAAAGTATTGCCACAACAATGACTTTATTCACAGAGACATTAAACCACAGAATGTCCTCAGGGACGCGGAGGGTAACGTCAAGTTGACAGACTTTGGGCTGGCCACCAAGATCAGGCCTGGCAGCTTCCTGAAACGGAGGTGTGGGACCAAGGTCTTTTTTGCCCCAGAACTCGTACTAGGGGAGGCTTACGACGGCAGGAAAACCGATGTGTGGAGTTTGGGCGTGCTGCTCTATTTTATAAGCACTTCGTACTACCCCTTTACAGGAAAGACCATGAAGGAGATAGAGGAAAATATCGCCACGGGGACCTATCACATTCCACCTTACTTCTCTGGTCACCTTGAAAATCTAATCCACCAGATCCTTACTGTTGCCCCAGAGATGAGGCCCTCCGTCGAAGATATTGAAGAACATCCCTGGATACTAAAGGCTGAAGTAAACATCCCCACTGACTCCTATCCAGACTGCGACATCGTAGACAGGCTCCGTGGCATGGGGTTTAATGCCAACGAGATTTTGGAGTCGCTGCACAAGAGAAAGTTTGATGAAAAAATGGGGACCTATTTGCTTTTACAAGAACAGGTACGCCTAGGAATCGAGACTATACCTACCGGTTCAGCCAAGCCTGTCAATCCGTGCCCTACACCACCCCCATCGCCAGCACATGCCTCTAGCCCTGGTCTTCCCCTCAAAAGAAGAGCCAGTGAACCCAACTCTGGCCTCCTCCACATAAGGCCCTCAGGACAGCTGCGACCTGATGCCCTGGCACTATCAGGGCACATAGTGGCCAGAAGTGTCTCCTTGCCGCCCATGGCCCTCCATTTTCCAAAAAAGAAgagccctgcttctgcctctgcccctgccctccaCTCTGGAGCCGTGGCTGCCGCGTGTCTTTTCGACACCATCACCGCGGAAGACAAAACACACTTGCCCCCTGAGCAAAGCTGGTCTGTGGAACCACTGCCTCCCCCTGTGAAGAGCGGGCGTTTCAAACGCTTTCGAAAAAGAATCAGGGATTGCCTGTGGAGACTTTGTTGCATCCCCCGGGCTCCAAAAACCCAGTGTACATCCTCCTAG